A genomic segment from Streptomyces sp. NBC_01233 encodes:
- a CDS encoding MarR family winged helix-turn-helix transcriptional regulator — MTSMPPEERIGAHIKRAEQALLAAKNVACKPAAVTVPQYAALLWLAEKPGISAAALARLCGVTPPTMNTVLKNLQERGLIERTPHEWHRNVLETRLTDEGRAVMELADSGAVRVERALAAAFSAEERELLIGLLGRCTEVLDAQR, encoded by the coding sequence ATGACCTCCATGCCCCCCGAGGAGCGCATCGGTGCGCACATCAAGCGCGCCGAGCAGGCACTTCTCGCGGCGAAGAACGTTGCGTGCAAGCCGGCCGCAGTAACGGTTCCGCAGTACGCCGCGCTGCTCTGGCTGGCCGAGAAGCCCGGCATCTCCGCGGCCGCGCTCGCCCGGCTGTGCGGGGTGACGCCGCCGACCATGAACACCGTCCTGAAGAACCTCCAGGAGCGCGGGCTCATCGAGCGGACCCCGCACGAATGGCACCGCAACGTGTTGGAGACCCGGCTCACCGACGAGGGGCGCGCGGTGATGGAGCTGGCGGACTCCGGCGCCGTACGGGTGGAGCGGGCGCTCGCGGCCGCATTCAGCGCGGAGGAGCGGGAGTTGCTCATCGGGCTGCTCGGGCGGTGCACGGAAGTGCTCGACGCCCAGCGCTGA
- a CDS encoding SMP-30/gluconolactonase/LRE family protein, protein MRAPQKKFLPTTVLALTTALAAALTVGAAPAQATDGRISTAFALPGAKVYPEGIATDPRTRTVYVGSYADGTVYRARPGRPEAEVFLPAGTDGRHTANGLRVDAHGRLWVTDSTAGVAVYDTATGARIAHFEVAAGSAARFVNDLTVTPDGTAYLTDSVRGVVYRVTPEQLAAGSGVLTEAYDLTPALRPRPAGGFSLNGIASDRTGRYLLTVDMVEGELFRIDLRTGAVRRVALTGGDLKAADGLDLSPDGTLRVAHNTTNTLTRWQLSADGTRARLTRTITDPSLQIPTTLARTPGRTLVVRSQFDKGGPMSPGSGTPTTFTIASVRGF, encoded by the coding sequence ATGCGTGCACCGCAGAAGAAGTTCCTGCCCACCACGGTCCTGGCCCTCACCACGGCCCTGGCCGCGGCCCTCACCGTGGGCGCGGCACCCGCGCAGGCGACCGACGGCCGGATATCCACGGCCTTCGCCCTGCCCGGCGCGAAGGTCTACCCCGAGGGCATCGCCACGGACCCCCGCACCCGCACGGTCTACGTCGGCTCGTACGCGGACGGCACCGTCTACCGGGCCCGCCCCGGCCGGCCCGAGGCGGAGGTGTTCCTGCCCGCCGGCACCGACGGCCGGCACACGGCGAACGGCCTGCGGGTCGACGCCCACGGCCGCCTGTGGGTGACGGACTCCACCGCGGGCGTGGCGGTCTACGACACCGCCACCGGGGCGCGGATCGCCCACTTCGAGGTGGCCGCGGGGAGCGCCGCCCGCTTCGTCAACGACCTGACCGTCACCCCGGACGGCACCGCGTACCTGACCGACAGCGTCCGCGGCGTGGTCTACCGCGTGACCCCCGAGCAGCTGGCCGCCGGCAGCGGCGTCCTGACCGAGGCCTACGACCTCACTCCGGCCCTGCGCCCCCGGCCTGCGGGCGGGTTCAGCCTCAACGGCATCGCCTCCGACCGGACGGGCCGCTACCTCCTCACCGTCGACATGGTGGAGGGCGAGCTCTTCCGCATCGACCTGCGCACGGGTGCCGTCCGCCGGGTCGCCCTCACCGGAGGCGACCTGAAGGCCGCCGACGGACTCGACCTCTCCCCCGACGGCACCCTGCGCGTGGCGCACAACACCACCAACACGCTGACCCGCTGGCAGCTCTCCGCGGACGGCACCCGGGCCCGGCTGACCCGTACGATCACGGACCCGTCGCTGCAGATCCCCACCACCCTCGCCCGCACCCCGGGCCGCACGCTGGTCGTCCGCTCCCAGTTCGACAAGGGCGGTCCGATGTCCCCGGGCTCGGGCACCCCGACCACGTTCACGATCGCCTCGGTCCGCGGCTTCTGA
- a CDS encoding FAD-dependent monooxygenase gives MTNATVLISGAGIAGTALAYWLRRHGFKPTVVERAPEIRDGGYKVDIRGAALEVVTRMGLREDIRKHRTDVRGGSVVNAAGKRVASMDGDTFGGRQGEDAEILRGDLNRLLYEAAAREVEYLFDDSVTGIDEGDSGVTVTFASGRVQDFGLVVGADGLHSATRALAFGDEARFVRDLGYYVSIFSVPNHLALDRWELTYVGPGRTALTYSTAKDAGAKAMFLFASAPLEYDRRDRAGQQRLLADAYAGEGWEVPRLLEAMDGAPDFYFDSLSQVRMDRWSTGRVALLGDAAYCASPASGQGTSLALVGAYVLAGELAAAAGEHAAGLSAYEREMRPFAERNQELGPANIKRMVLRSAGQVRISMAMLSLLSRLPGRDRLMAKAVEPIHRAATAITLKQY, from the coding sequence ATGACGAACGCAACGGTCCTGATATCCGGAGCCGGGATCGCCGGTACCGCGCTGGCCTACTGGCTGCGCAGGCACGGTTTCAAGCCGACCGTGGTGGAGCGGGCCCCCGAGATCCGCGACGGGGGCTATAAGGTCGACATCCGGGGCGCGGCGCTCGAGGTGGTCACGCGCATGGGGCTGCGGGAGGACATCCGCAAGCACCGTACGGACGTGCGCGGCGGCTCGGTCGTCAACGCCGCCGGCAAGCGCGTGGCCAGCATGGACGGGGACACCTTCGGCGGCCGGCAGGGCGAGGACGCGGAGATCCTGCGCGGTGATCTCAACCGGCTGCTGTACGAGGCGGCCGCGCGGGAGGTCGAGTACCTCTTCGACGACTCCGTCACCGGCATCGACGAGGGCGACTCCGGGGTGACGGTGACCTTCGCGAGCGGCCGGGTCCAGGACTTCGGCCTCGTCGTCGGTGCGGACGGGCTGCACTCCGCCACCCGTGCGCTGGCGTTCGGCGACGAGGCGCGGTTCGTGCGCGACCTCGGCTACTACGTCTCCATCTTCAGCGTGCCCAACCACCTCGCCCTCGACCGGTGGGAGCTGACCTACGTCGGCCCCGGCCGCACCGCGCTCACCTACAGCACGGCCAAGGACGCCGGAGCCAAGGCCATGTTCCTCTTCGCCTCCGCACCACTGGAGTACGACCGGCGCGACCGGGCCGGCCAGCAGCGGCTGCTGGCCGACGCCTACGCCGGCGAGGGCTGGGAGGTGCCCCGGCTGCTCGAAGCCATGGACGGGGCACCGGACTTCTACTTCGACTCGCTCAGCCAGGTCCGCATGGACCGCTGGTCGACCGGCCGGGTCGCGCTGCTCGGCGACGCCGCCTACTGCGCCTCGCCCGCCTCCGGGCAGGGCACCAGCCTCGCGCTGGTCGGCGCGTACGTCCTGGCCGGTGAGCTGGCGGCAGCCGCCGGTGAGCATGCCGCCGGACTGTCCGCGTACGAACGCGAGATGCGCCCCTTCGCCGAGCGCAACCAGGAGCTCGGGCCCGCCAACATCAAGCGGATGGTGCTGCGCAGCGCGGGCCAGGTCCGGATCTCCATGGCGATGCTGTCGCTGCTCTCCCGCCTCCCGGGCAGGGACCGGCTCATGGCCAAGGCCGTCGAACCGATCCACAGGGCCGCCACGGCGATCACGCTCAAGCAGTACTGA
- a CDS encoding PadR family transcriptional regulator, with the protein MTKELPATGDQRRSQLLRGVLDLCLLSLIAERPRYGFEFAEALAGGGMELVSDGSIYPLLARMERAGLVSSYRAPSPSGGAPRKYYRLTEAGRTELSGGRADWQAFAGAVGRILAGTESTGDSTS; encoded by the coding sequence ATGACAAAGGAGCTGCCCGCGACCGGTGACCAACGGCGCAGTCAGCTCCTGCGCGGGGTGCTCGACCTGTGTCTGCTGTCGTTGATCGCCGAGCGGCCGAGGTACGGCTTCGAGTTCGCCGAGGCGCTGGCCGGCGGTGGGATGGAGCTGGTCAGTGACGGCAGCATCTATCCGCTGCTCGCTCGGATGGAGCGGGCGGGGCTCGTGTCCTCGTACCGTGCTCCGTCGCCCAGTGGCGGTGCCCCGCGCAAGTACTACCGCCTGACCGAGGCGGGGCGCACCGAACTGAGCGGCGGCCGGGCCGACTGGCAGGCCTTCGCCGGGGCGGTGGGCCGGATCCTGGCCGGTACGGAGTCCACGGGGGACAGCACATCATGA